Part of the Bacteroidota bacterium genome, CTCAAATTGCGCCACCGCCACCCGGACAGCAGAGAGAACAAATGTTCGGCAGCATTGCAAGGAATCAACTTAACTTTCCGCAGTTTGATGCGGAGAATAAATGGGTGAACCGGCAGTATGCCTTCAGAAGTTTGAAGGAAAACCCAAGCATGCTCACACTTGGAATGCCCGATGACAGCGTGTATCAGAATTTTTACAACCAGTATGCATCGGATAACATCGGGAGATTCACGCAGGTGAATGATTTTATTGCGGCAAATGATTTGACGAATGCAGTGCAGGCAAACAATGCTGTTGCTCCGGCAAATTTAATTGAAAGCAACCGCAAACAGGCAAATGAAATATATCTTAACAGTTGGGCGCAGGGAATATTATCATTTACGCCTGCCGACTCTGCCGCGCTTTACAACATTGCAATGCAGGAACCGGTTACAGGCGGAGACGGAGTTTACAGCGCAAGAGTGATACTTGGGCTTGACCCGACTAATTCAAGCAGCAGGATGATTATTGCGGAAGACAACAAACAAGAAGTGGCACAGGCAATTAAAGTGTCGGGGAAAATATATCCCAACCCCGCCATGAAAGGCGAAGCGGTATTGGATTACCCTGTTGATGAAAAAGACAATGCAGCGCTTGAAATTTATTCCATCGTGGGGCGGAAGGAAGCATCTTACCAATTAATTTCCGGAACCAAGTATCACCAGTTCGACATCAGCAATTTAACGGAAGGAATTTATTTGTATCATGTTATTGTGAATGAGGTGAATGTTTACACCAATAAATTAGTCATTATTAAATAAGCAATGAACCGTTTTTTAAAAATACTTTTTTACTTTTTATTGCCTGTTGCCTGTTGCCTGTTGCCTACTGCTCTTGTTGCTCAACCCAATTTGATTTTGAACGGAAGTTTTGAAGATACGGTGTGTTGCCCTTCGGGTGGAGGATCAGTTTCATGCACCCCACCTTGGTTCTCTCCTACTGTTGGAAGTCCAGATTATCATCATCAATGTGCCAATGCTACTGCACCCAATGCAGGAGTTCCTTCAGATGGAGCAAGCGGTTTTCAATATCCATATACAGGTCAGGCATTTGTTGGTGCTTATACTTATCAGGCAGGCAGTAACGGTCGCGAATATGTGGAATATCCTTTCCCCGGAGATTCGTTGATTCAAGATAAGAAGTATTGCATTGGGTTTTATGTAAATCCGTATAACACATTAGCACCGATTGATGCTTTACATGCAGTTTTGTCAAAGAATAGTATATCCATGCCTATTTCTACGAACCTACCTAATACTCCCGACATTGTGAATCCTACAGGAAACATTATTGATGACACCCTGAACTGGACATTGGTGTCGGGCTATTATACTGCACAAGGCGGAGAAAAATTCATCACGCTTGGAAATTTTTATCCTGAC contains:
- a CDS encoding T9SS type A sorting domain-containing protein; the encoded protein is MNRFLKILFYFLLPVACCLLPTALVAQPNLILNGSFEDTVCCPSGGGSVSCTPPWFSPTVGSPDYHHQCANATAPNAGVPSDGASGFQYPYTGQAFVGAYTYQAGSNGREYVEYPFPGDSLIQDKKYCIGFYVNPYNTLAPIDALHAVLSKNSISMPISTNLPNTPDIVNPTGNIIDDTLNWTLVSGYYTAQGGEKFITLGNFYPDSMTNLGAGWNPATSVSYYYIDNVFIYDCDSVGGVSEQEAAAVAVAIYPNPATEEFTLETDLKQAGDLTITITDYLGRKVEVLHEKATAGTYRKKIIASLFAKGEYSVTIKTKEGKGVRKIVVQ
- a CDS encoding T9SS type A sorting domain-containing protein, with translation NTITKAAVTGNPVAAMVATLQGVNVENSPQTTVLANTMNKTGSGIYCNGQNPNSTLACNTFNTCFTGINFNAVSPPVPTNVGDQIAGPTTNGFAQKNKWIAIAPGGTKMMGDIFPAIHFWWKGGGVFTPLPHLVSPASFTTGAVQSTTNNFDICATQIAPPPPGQQREQMFGSIARNQLNFPQFDAENKWVNRQYAFRSLKENPSMLTLGMPDDSVYQNFYNQYASDNIGRFTQVNDFIAANDLTNAVQANNAVAPANLIESNRKQANEIYLNSWAQGILSFTPADSAALYNIAMQEPVTGGDGVYSARVILGLDPTNSSSRMIIAEDNKQEVAQAIKVSGKIYPNPAMKGEAVLDYPVDEKDNAALEIYSIVGRKEASYQLISGTKYHQFDISNLTEGIYLYHVIVNEVNVYTNKLVIIK